GGGCTTTTTGGATTAGTGGGTGCATGTTTTTTGTGATTTAATTTTTGTAGATAGATTATTGAACAAAACCAAAAATAATTGTATTACTATTTTTTGTATCTTAGCTTATCAAAATTACAAAATATATAGATTAAGAAAACACTTGTTTTACAGACTGATAGTTCAAGAAAAAGGAATACAAACCAATTATGAAAAATAAAATTCCAAAACCAAAGAATGAAATTCAGTATTTGTACGAAGACATAAAAGAAATTGCAGAGCAGTTTCCTACTGACTATAAGTGGAATTACGAAGAGTTGTGTAATCATTTTCCTGAAGACCTTTTAGTAAAAGTAGAAATTATTGAAAATAGTCTTTTTGTTTATCCAAGTCCTACTCTAGAACATCAAAGTATTTTAGAAAATGTACTCGTAAAATTTCATCGTTTTATCAAAGATGATAATTTAGGACAACTCCTACTTGCTCCTTTAGATGTGCAACTTGACCAAAATAATATTTCACAGCCTGATATTTTGTTTGTTGCGAAAGATAATCGCAAAATTCTAGGAGAAGCAAGTATTGAAGGCGCACCTGATTTAATTATAGAAATTTGGTTGCCAATGGAAAGTTCAAAAATAAGAGAAGCAAAAAGAGAACTTTACCAAAAAAATAAAGTAACAGAGTTTTGGCAGGTTTATCCTAAGAGAAAACAAGTTTTTGTAGAGGTTTTGAATGAAAAAGGAAACTATCAAACCTTTTCAGAAGCAGAAAAAGAAGGAATTATAAAATCGAAGGTATTGACAGGTTTTGAAATAAACATTACAGATATTTTTGAAGATTAATTTCTCGCACCATTGGTGCGAGTTTTATAAAAACTAATTGTGTCACCACTGGTGACAGTATTTGAAAAGCCGTTGTCGGTGTCTCACCGACAACACAAAAACAACTTACTCAAATCCTTTAGGTTCAACCATTACCACA
This is a stretch of genomic DNA from Bernardetia sp. MNP-M8. It encodes these proteins:
- a CDS encoding Uma2 family endonuclease, which translates into the protein MKNKIPKPKNEIQYLYEDIKEIAEQFPTDYKWNYEELCNHFPEDLLVKVEIIENSLFVYPSPTLEHQSILENVLVKFHRFIKDDNLGQLLLAPLDVQLDQNNISQPDILFVAKDNRKILGEASIEGAPDLIIEIWLPMESSKIREAKRELYQKNKVTEFWQVYPKRKQVFVEVLNEKGNYQTFSEAEKEGIIKSKVLTGFEINITDIFED